Proteins encoded in a region of the Sphingomonas sp. OV641 genome:
- the atpA gene encoding F0F1 ATP synthase subunit alpha, with protein sequence MDIRAAEISKVIKDQIANFGTEAQVSETGQVLSVGDGIARIYGLDNVQAGEMVEFANGVQGMALNLEADNVGVVIFGSDAEIKEGDTVKRTGTIVDVPVGKGLLGRVVDGLGNPIDGKGPIVSTERRRVEVKAPGIIPRKSVHEPVQTGLKAIDALVPVGRGQRELIIGDRQTGKSAVAIDTFINQKQVNAGDDESKKLYCIYVAVGQKRSTVAQLVRTLEENGAMEYSIIVAATASDPAPLQFLAPYTGCAMGEFFRDNAMHAVIVYDDLSKQAVAYRQMSLLLRRPPGREAYPGDVFYLHSRLLERAAKMNDANGNGSLTALPIIETQAGDVSAYIPTNVISITDGQIFLETDLFFAGIRPAINVGLSVSRVGSSAQTKAMKKVSGSIKLELAQYREMAAFAQFGSDLDASTQKLLNRGARLTELLKQPQFSPLPFEEQTVSIFAGTNGYLDGVPVQDVVRYEAAMLAFMRDQHSDTLKLIRDSRDLGDEAKGKVVAALDAFAKTFA encoded by the coding sequence ATGGATATCCGCGCCGCAGAAATCTCCAAGGTCATCAAGGATCAGATCGCCAATTTCGGCACCGAGGCCCAGGTCAGCGAGACCGGCCAGGTGCTCAGCGTCGGTGACGGCATCGCCCGCATCTATGGCCTCGACAACGTCCAGGCGGGCGAAATGGTCGAGTTCGCCAATGGCGTGCAGGGCATGGCGCTGAACCTCGAGGCCGACAATGTCGGCGTCGTGATCTTCGGCTCGGACGCCGAGATCAAGGAAGGCGACACCGTCAAGCGCACCGGCACCATCGTGGACGTGCCGGTCGGCAAGGGGCTGCTCGGCCGCGTGGTCGATGGCCTCGGCAACCCGATCGACGGCAAGGGCCCGATCGTGTCGACCGAGCGTCGTCGCGTCGAGGTGAAGGCGCCGGGCATCATCCCGCGCAAGTCGGTGCACGAGCCGGTGCAGACCGGCCTGAAGGCGATCGACGCGCTGGTGCCGGTCGGCCGTGGCCAGCGCGAGCTGATCATCGGTGACCGTCAGACCGGCAAGTCGGCCGTCGCGATCGACACGTTCATCAACCAGAAGCAGGTGAACGCGGGCGACGACGAATCGAAGAAGCTGTACTGCATCTACGTCGCCGTCGGTCAGAAGCGCTCCACCGTCGCCCAGCTCGTCCGCACGCTGGAAGAGAATGGCGCGATGGAATATTCCATCATCGTCGCGGCGACCGCGTCCGACCCCGCGCCGCTGCAGTTCCTCGCGCCCTACACCGGCTGCGCGATGGGTGAGTTCTTCCGCGACAATGCAATGCACGCCGTGATCGTCTATGACGATCTTTCCAAGCAGGCCGTTGCGTACCGCCAGATGTCGCTGCTGCTGCGCCGTCCGCCGGGCCGCGAAGCCTATCCGGGTGACGTGTTCTATCTCCACTCGCGCCTGCTGGAGCGCGCGGCGAAGATGAACGACGCCAATGGCAACGGCTCGCTGACCGCGCTGCCGATCATCGAGACGCAGGCGGGCGACGTGTCGGCCTACATCCCGACCAACGTGATCTCGATCACCGACGGCCAGATCTTCCTCGAGACCGACCTGTTCTTCGCGGGCATCCGCCCGGCGATCAACGTGGGTCTGTCGGTGAGCCGCGTGGGTTCGTCGGCACAGACCAAGGCGATGAAGAAGGTGTCGGGCTCGATCAAGCTGGAGCTGGCGCAGTATCGCGAGATGGCGGCGTTCGCGCAGTTCGGCTCGGACCTCGACGCCTCGACGCAGAAGCTGCTGAACCGCGGTGCGCGCCTGACCGAGCTCTTGAAGCAGCCGCAGTTCTCGCCGCTGCCGTTCGAGGAGCAGACGGTGTCGATCTTCGCCGGCACCAACGGCTATCTCGACGGCGTGCCGGTGCAGGACGTGGTCCGCTACGAGGCGGCGATGCTGGCCTTCATGCGCGACCAGCATAGCGACACGCTGAAGCTGATCCGCGACAGCCGTGACCTTGGCGATGAGGCCAAGGGCAAGGTCGTGGCGGCGCTCGACGCGTTCGCGAAGACGTTTGCGTAA
- a CDS encoding F0F1 ATP synthase subunit gamma, which produces MASLKALKIRIGSVKSTQKITKAMKMVAAAKLRRAQEAAMAGRPYAERLEAVMASLASKVTVSENSPKLLAGTGKDQVHLLVVATSERGLAGAFNTNIVRAARRKAEELERAGKTVRFYLAGKKGRVLRRFYPTGIAVDHELGQHKVLGFDQAREIADDLIARYEAGEFDVAHLFFAKFQSALVQIPTGQQIIPVAVPAGEISTANDGGAAVEYEPDEEAILAELLPRNVAIQIFRAMQENAASEQGSRMTAMDNATRNAGDMIKRLSIQYNRARQAAITTELVEIISGAEAL; this is translated from the coding sequence ATGGCAAGCCTAAAGGCCCTCAAGATCCGCATCGGCTCGGTGAAGTCGACGCAGAAGATCACCAAGGCGATGAAGATGGTCGCCGCCGCCAAGCTGCGCCGGGCGCAGGAAGCGGCCATGGCCGGCCGCCCCTATGCCGAGCGGCTGGAGGCAGTGATGGCCAGCCTCGCTTCCAAGGTGACCGTGAGCGAGAACAGCCCGAAGCTGCTTGCCGGCACGGGCAAGGACCAGGTTCACCTGCTGGTGGTCGCCACGTCGGAACGCGGCCTGGCGGGTGCGTTCAACACCAATATCGTTCGCGCCGCGCGCCGGAAGGCCGAGGAGCTGGAGCGTGCGGGCAAGACGGTGCGCTTCTATCTCGCCGGCAAGAAGGGCCGCGTGCTGCGCCGCTTCTATCCGACCGGGATCGCGGTGGATCACGAGCTTGGCCAGCACAAGGTGCTCGGCTTCGATCAGGCGCGTGAGATCGCCGACGATCTGATCGCGCGCTACGAGGCGGGCGAGTTCGACGTGGCGCATCTGTTCTTCGCCAAGTTCCAGTCGGCGCTGGTGCAGATCCCGACCGGCCAGCAGATCATCCCGGTGGCGGTGCCTGCCGGCGAAATCTCGACCGCGAACGACGGCGGCGCAGCGGTGGAATATGAGCCGGACGAGGAAGCGATCCTCGCCGAGCTGCTGCCGCGCAACGTCGCGATCCAGATCTTCCGCGCGATGCAGGAGAATGCTGCGTCCGAGCAGGGCAGCCGCATGACCGCGATGGACAATGCGACGCGCAATGCCGGTGACATGATCAAGCGGCTCTCGATTCAGTATAACCGCGCCCGTCAGGCGGCGATCACGACCGAGCTGGTCGAGATCATCTCGGGCGCGGAAGCGCTGTGA
- the atpD gene encoding F0F1 ATP synthase subunit beta codes for MATVLEDRPTTSGSNNVGRISQVIGAVVDVTFDNHLPAILSALETENNGQRLVLEVAQHLGENTVRTIAMDSTEGLTRGQNVTDTGAQITVPVGPATLGRILNVVGEPIDERGPVNSAHHAPIHASAPLFVDQSTESAILVTGIKVIDLLAPYAKGGKIGLFGGAGVGKTVLIQELINNIAKGHGGTSVFAGVGERTREGNDLYHEFLDAGVIAKDADGNPTSEGSKVALVFGQMNEPPGARARVALSGLTIAEYFRDQEGQDVLFFVDNIFRFTQAGAEVSALLGRIPSAVGYQPTLSTDMGALQERITSTNKGSITSVQAVYVPADDLTDPAPATSFAHLDATTVLSRAISELGIYPAVDPLDSTSRVLEPRVVGQEHYETARAVQTILQKYKSLQDIIAILGMDELSEEDKLTVSRARKIQRFLSQPFHVAEVFTNIPGKFVQLEDTVRSFKAVVNGEYDHLPEAAFYMVGGIDEVVAKAEKLAQEA; via the coding sequence ATGGCCACCGTCCTCGAGGATCGCCCGACCACTTCGGGCAGCAACAATGTGGGCCGCATCAGCCAGGTGATCGGCGCCGTCGTTGACGTGACGTTCGACAACCACCTGCCGGCGATCCTGTCGGCGCTGGAGACCGAGAACAACGGCCAGCGGCTGGTTCTCGAAGTTGCCCAGCACCTGGGTGAGAACACCGTCCGCACGATCGCGATGGACTCAACCGAGGGCCTGACCCGCGGCCAGAACGTGACCGACACCGGTGCGCAGATCACCGTGCCGGTCGGTCCGGCGACGCTCGGCCGCATCCTGAACGTGGTCGGCGAGCCGATCGACGAGCGCGGTCCGGTGAACTCGGCGCATCATGCCCCGATCCACGCTTCGGCGCCGCTGTTCGTCGACCAGTCGACCGAAAGCGCGATCCTCGTGACGGGCATCAAGGTCATCGACCTGCTCGCGCCGTATGCGAAGGGCGGCAAGATCGGCCTGTTCGGAGGCGCCGGCGTGGGCAAGACCGTGCTCATCCAGGAACTGATCAACAACATCGCGAAGGGCCATGGCGGCACGTCGGTGTTCGCGGGCGTCGGTGAGCGTACCCGCGAGGGCAACGACCTGTACCACGAGTTCCTCGACGCTGGCGTTATCGCCAAGGACGCCGATGGCAACCCGACGAGCGAGGGTTCCAAGGTGGCGCTGGTATTCGGCCAGATGAACGAGCCGCCGGGCGCCCGCGCACGCGTCGCACTGTCGGGCCTGACGATCGCCGAATATTTCCGCGACCAGGAAGGCCAGGACGTGCTGTTCTTCGTGGACAACATCTTCCGCTTCACCCAGGCGGGCGCGGAAGTGTCCGCACTGCTGGGCCGTATTCCGTCGGCGGTGGGCTATCAGCCGACGCTGTCGACCGACATGGGCGCGCTGCAGGAGCGCATCACGTCGACCAACAAGGGCTCGATCACCTCGGTGCAGGCCGTGTACGTGCCGGCGGACGACCTTACCGACCCGGCGCCGGCAACGTCGTTCGCGCACCTTGACGCGACGACGGTGCTCAGCCGTGCGATCTCCGAGCTCGGCATCTATCCGGCGGTGGATCCGCTGGACTCGACCAGCCGCGTTCTCGAGCCGCGCGTCGTCGGCCAGGAGCATTACGAGACGGCCCGTGCGGTGCAGACCATCCTGCAGAAGTACAAGTCGCTGCAGGACATCATCGCCATTCTCGGCATGGACGAGCTTTCCGAAGAGGATAAGCTGACCGTCAGCCGCGCGCGCAAGATCCAGCGCTTCCTGTCGCAGCCGTTCCACGTCGCCGAGGTGTTCACCAACATCCCGGGCAAGTTCGTGCAGCTTGAGGATACCGTCCGCTCGTTCAAGGCGGTGGTGAACGGCGAGTATGATCACCTGCCGGAAGCGGCCTTCTACATGGTCGGCGGCATCGATGAAGTCGTCGCCAAGGCCGAGAAGCTGGCGCAGGAGGCGTAA
- a CDS encoding ATP synthase F1 subunit epsilon, whose translation MLHFELVTPERLVRSEDVYMVTVPGTEGDFGVLEGHAPLMSTVRDGDLLVHKTQGAAPETIAIRGGFAEVNANGLTVLAEHAG comes from the coding sequence ATGCTCCATTTCGAACTCGTTACGCCTGAACGCCTCGTCCGCAGCGAGGACGTGTATATGGTCACCGTTCCCGGCACCGAGGGCGACTTCGGCGTGCTGGAGGGCCATGCGCCATTGATGTCGACCGTCCGCGACGGCGATCTGCTGGTCCACAAGACCCAGGGCGCTGCGCCGGAGACGATCGCGATCCGTGGCGGATTTGCGGAAGTGAACGCTAACGGGCTGACGGTGCTGGCGGAACACGCCGGCTGA